The genomic interval TTCCATTGTTGTTATCTAGGTCAGCCATGAAGACAGCAGGTGTTAAATTGGACCTTGAGAATGACACGGCAACGGTTTTTGGCAAAGACTTGTCTCTGAATTTAACTTCATCTGGACACTACTGTATTCCAATTGACAAAGCTGAGAGCATACCGGTGGAGAATGTCTTCGTCACTTTGCAAGACAGCCAGAAGCAGCTGTTTAAACTACACAGACAGTTTGCCCATCCACCAACCAAAAGGCTCAAAGCGTTACTATGTGATGCAGGTGCATGGGAAGACGAATATGAAGATGAACTTAACAAGATAGTTCGAGAGTGTGACATGTGTAAGTTATATGCTAGAACACCGTCGCGACCAGTGGTTGGTTTACCCATGGCAAAAGTATTCAATGAATCGGTTGCAATGGACCTTAAACAGTGGAATGGTAAATGGATCCTTCACATGATCGATGTTTGGTCACGATATACTGTGTCAGTATTTGTTGAAAGAAAAAGACCTTTTGACATTATTGATTGCATGATGACTCATTGGGTTAGTGTGTATGGGGTGATGGCATCAATTCTCACAGATAATGGCGGAGAATTCAGCTCCGATGAAATGAGGGAAATAACATCGATTCTCAATGTACGTGTTTGTACTACTGCTGGAGAAAGTCCCTTTCAAAATGGCCTCTGTGAAAGGAATCATGCGGTAACAGACATGATGTTAACAAAACTAGAAGCTGAGAACTCGAATACTTCAAGGCAAACTCTGCTGTCGTGGGCAAACATGGCCAAGAATGCTTTGCAAATGTGGAATGGTTTTAGCAGCCACCAACTTGTGTTCGGGCAGAACCCTAATCTACCAGGTATACTTAAGGACAATATTCCTGCATTGGAGGGAACAACGTCAAGTGAAAAGTTTGCAAATCACCTAAATGCGCTTCATGGGGCTAGAAAGGCTTTCATTGAAACTGAGGCAAGTGACAGAATAAGAAGAGCCTTGCGGTCAAAAATAAGAGCATCCGAACAAAAATACAGCAATGGGGACTTGGTTTTCTACAAGCGAGAAGGAAAGGACAGGTGGCTTGGTCCAGGAAAAGTTGTCTTTCAAGATGGGAAGGTTGTTTTTGTGAGGCATGGTGGTGTATTTGTGCGTGTCTCACCTAATAGACTTGTTAACATTGAATCCAAAAGCGGTCCAACAGACAACAGCATACCAGAAAGCAGGTCATGTGAAGATCGGTGTTCAACTACAGTGAAGTGTGAAACTGATACTGATGGACAAAAGTTACAATCTATCTCTGAATTAGTTACAAACCAATTGGTTGTTGGCACTAACTCGGACAACTGCCAAAACAGAGTTGCACCCATAGTGAATACGGAGCACAGTAAGCATTTACCTGCAGGGTCAAAGATTCAATATGAACATGAAAATCAGTGGAAAACAGCTGAAATTATAAGTCGTGCAGGAAAGGCTActggaaaatataaaaactggTACAACGTGAAAAATGATTCTGATGGCGAGCACAGTGTAAATCTTGAAATGGTTAATTGGAAGTTAATCGATAACACGAACAATACCTCGACCATTAGCAACAACTCTGAAGTTATGTGTTCTGAAAATAAATCTCTAGGAAATGACACATACATTGCACAGCAGACAGAACTTGAAAAGTTAGTTCAGTTTAAAACATATGACGAGGTTCCAGATATAGGGCAGAAAACCTTATCTACAAGATGGGTTATGACTCATAAAGATGGACAAGTGAAGGCACGGCTAGTAGTCAGGGGCTTTGAAGAACATAACATGACACAGAGTGACAGCCCTACCATTGGTAAAGGTGCAATGCGAATATTTCTAGCTGTTGCCGCCTTAAAGGGGTGGGACATCAAAACTACAGACATAAAAGCAGCTTTTCTGCAAGGGAAAGAAATTGAGAGAGATGTTTTTGTTAAGCCTCCAAAAGAAAGCTCTACTCCTCTGGGATATGTGTGGAAATTGAAGCATGGCTTGTATGGTTTGAAAGATGGTGCCAGACAGTTCTATTTAAGTGTGAAAGATGAATTAACAGCACTTGGGTTTGAAGAATGCAAGCTAGATCCAGCATTGTTCTGTTTGTACTCAGAAGGAGAGTTGCAAGGTCTGATCTGTTGCCATGTTGATGATTTCTTGCATGCTGGTGGCAAAAGTTTTGAAGGCAAGATGGAAAAGTTAAGAGACAGATTCACAGCACGCAAGACGGGAGAGAAATGTTTCAAGTACATCGGTTTCAACATGATACAGACCAAAGATGAAGTGAAAGTAGACCATACAGAGTATGTGAACAGCATAATGTTAGAGCATATGAAACCGGTCAGTAATGagaacagtgaaatatatttagatgaGGCAGATCAGACTAAATTACGACAAATAGTGGGAAAATTGAATTGGATTGTGCAGGGCTCAAGGCCAGATATGGCTTTTGAAATGATAACACTTAGCACCAAGTTGAAAACTGGGACAATGAGTGATCTGATACGGGCAAGGAAGACAATAAGAAGGTTAAAAGAGACTGAATCATTCCTGCTGTATCCAAAATTGGTGAACGACTCAAGCTTGACAATTGTTGTGTTTACTGATGCGTCATTAGGTAATATCAATGATGGAACAGGGAGTACATGTGCGCATATCGTTTGGCTGTTGGACAGAGAAGGCAACTGTTGCCCTATTTTTGGCAGGCCAACAAAATCCGACGGGTGGTGCGATCAACCATAGCAGCTGAAGCTCTTGGACTCCAGGAAGGAATAGAAGCTGGGATCTACTACCGACACATGCTGGCCCATATTCTTGGTGTAATGGAAATGACTATTccaataaacaatttcattgaCAACAAGAGTGTACTAGAAGCTGTTTCTTCTACCAAACTTGTGGGGGATAAGCGTCTAAGAATAGACATTGCTGCCATTCAGCAGGAGCTGCAGCGCGGGGAGGTGAAGAACATCCACTGGGTCCCAGGGTCCTTACAGCTTGCCAATGTGATGACTAAACAAGGTGCACAGAGTGGTGAACTTCTTAGTGTGCTACAAAGTGGAAAAATGAATGAGGAAATTATGAAGTTTGTAATGTAAAGTTGaattacattaattaaaaaaaaaaaaaattggaaatgACAAGTGAATAATTAATATTgtggtttgttgttgttgtttttgtgtgtttaattaatatgaaCCTGCACTTTACTCATAATCGTTTTATTtcatcttattttgttttgttttgatgattttgtgCATATGCAAATGTATAGTATTTTGAACAGGAATAGTCTCATGAATAATAAGATTAATTATCTGTTTCATGTCAATGTATGTAATGAACaacatttgtcatttttttaaactagtaaacttttgtttaagtatgACATTTTCTATTATGTGTGTGTGCTCTAAATTAACTTTTGTAATTCATAATAAAAGACagatgtaaatgtttaaaaacaagaaaagaaaatataattaatgttaaGATTGATTTGTAATAAGGGACTATACTCTGTATTactcatttaatgtttttgtaagagttaTCCTTGTTTTCAATCAGAGTTATCTGTGCTTAGAGGAACTCTTCTTTGTAGAGATTTAGCTTCAATAAAACTAGCAAGTGTGTTTCTGGTTTTGTGCTTGTTTAGCGTAATTAACAAATTCTTCTTTATTCCATTTGTCTTACAGAATAAACGTAAATGATTGTTCAATTAGCAAATTTCATCACTAAAACTCTACTAGAAAGAAAGTtccaattaaataaacatttgcagTTTTGCAATTTGAGTATGAACCCAAACTTGAAACTGTATGTAAACATGGCTCCTGGTCACACATTGCTTAAATTGTTCCCCTTGTATATACAATAAGATTGATATTGCTGGTGCCATAATGTTGTTACCTCCCTTCCTTGTCTCGGTCACGCATGGCTCAAGTTATTCCCCTTGTATATACAATAAGAATGAGATGCCTGAAGCCAAGACATTGTTACCTCCCTTCCATGTCTTTGTCACACATGGTTTAAGTTATTCCTGTTGTATATACAATAAGAATGAGATATGACTGGTGCCATGATGCTGTTACTTCCCTTCATTATACTGTTCATGCATTGCTTTTTATTATCTCCCTTGTATTGTCTTATTATCTACTGtgtatatacaataataatgagATATTGCTGGCACCCTGAATTGATTACATCCCTTTCTTGTACTGGTCACACATCACTCCATGGATTTCCTGAAACAAGATCAACAAATTTAACTTCAAATTCAGATTTTTATAGAATAATTTCTTAACTTGTTTATGAGTTCAATTTTTAAAGGTAAGACCATTATTTCAGTTGTTTTTAACTAATGAATAATGTATAAAGCATAACAAAGGTCATGTTTGACTAAATACatagatattgaaataaatgtctAAAATAATCTATATCAATAGAATAATTTCTTGTCTAAGGACAAAGATAAGAATGATATTGAAAACAGCACTGGCAACCACAATACATAtaccagtcatcgaaattagtctTTTGCATCAACAAGCTCCAATTCATACAGTAAtgcttggcattacattttaaacaagccctgctgtataaagcCCAgaagtgcagggcttgcgggctttgtgcttatttcgaccactgataAAAAATTGAGTACCCAATACCTTACTTCTCATAAAATTCGAAACCTTCAGGGTTTGATCATTGCCTATCAATAAATGAACTATGAATCCACTCATAATCTTACCCGATCTGTTTTACTTTCCATTCTGCAGCAAACTACTGTACTCCTTTAAAGACAAAGAGTGGGTGTAAAAGAAATacagtacacatacatgtaagaGTTAGGCAGACTACAGGGAACCATTTCATTCAAGGATCTTAGTCATCGTTTCACAAAGTTTAACCTTAATTGTGGGAAAACACAGATGGCAACAagttaagtgttgttgtttccTCAAGTGTGTTTCAACTTTAATACTGGCTTAAATtcagttaaaaatataattatcgtCCTTGTCATGCATGTCCCTTTTGTCTCAGTCAACATCTGTACAAAGTTTCGTTTGAATAGTTTCACCATTTTTTGCATTGACAAAGGTTgaagaattcacacaacaacaATAGCAACGAGGCTATGACCTTGATACCTTGGAAAAGAGACTAGCTAAAATGCACAGAGTGAGATTAGGAAGAGCATCAAAGAGTCTCTTTTTACTTTATccaagaattattttttttagtataaTTATCAAGAgtctcattttattttatcaagaGTCTCTTATTAGTATTTCAAGAGTATCTGTTACTAAATCAAAGAGTCTCACTTTTCAATATCAAAGAGTCTCATTTTTCTATATCAAAGAGTCTCTTTTTTTACTATATCAAAAGCCTCTTTCTACTATACTTCTTGTACTTTATCAAATTTTTAGCATAATTATCAAGagtctttttaaaacaaagattatcTTTTTACAGTATCAAAGAGTCTCTTTTTAGTATATCAAGAGTCTCTTTTTACTAAATCAATTAGTCTCTTTTAACTCAAGTAGAAAGGCTTACTACTTCTTAATTAAGTACTAGGAGATGGCCAGAATTTAGGCCTAAACAGTTTGTGATTATATATCTATGTCTAATTTTTTACTTGCACCCTTACAgaatataagttttttttctaagcaaataGACTGCATCAATGGGGAGAGTAAATGTCTTCAGATAATTTTAGCAACTACAAgtttatacaatatacaatgtTCTCAATTGATATGATTATTACCACCTTGATaattacataatttgttttacaaaatagtgTACTGAATCCAAGCTCAGGTTCATTTGTGTGTCCAGATTAACATATGACTAATACATGTAAATCTAGCCATTGGCTTATCCATTacgaatatttatatataggtgGTACAGCAATCGGTAACAATTTAtctgaataaaaacaatctaATTATGGAGTCAGGGAAACAGAGATTTATGTGatatataagacagctgaaTTAACTTACTGCTGACAAAATGCCTTTGAATTTCTCGTAGGCTATATCTAGGTTATCGTTGACGATGATGTGGTCATATGCCCCTGGCACTTTGGCTGTAAAATAGCATCATTTTGATCATGAGCATGTTTAAAATTCTTCAGGCTACACTGATATATAATCTCAAAAAAAgacataatttttataaatcTTTGCAAAATGGGTGTGAAACAGAACTTCTTAACTTATGTtgatttcctaacttaagtatatctttagtcatatgaaataaaaacttaagaatttctaaaaaatacataaaggttaaaaacacttataaatttcttttaatttgactttgaaagttttaagaaattgatttaagttaggaaatgactttaGATGCTTCATGAATATCGCCCCAGTACTaaaagtatttcatattttataataccaTAATCCATGGCCTCCTGTACGGAATCCAATCGTTTCTTCAAACTTTCCTCAGTCTCTGTACCTCTGCCCCGCAATCTCGCCTCCTGGTTAATATAGAAAACagttgattgaaattaaattgaatttaatcCCTGAAACTTTTGTGACTCATTTATAAATGCTGAATTCACAAATAGAAGTTTTCCAGAGAGGTACTCCCCACGCAACCTGACACACATTTACACGCACCTgaatcttaaagatgcactcctattcccaaataagatttaccacaattaatacaattgtttgatataccaaaaatgatgagtacatgtcaaaaacaatggttcttatgaaggatacaaaTTACAGaggttaatttgaaagaaaggtgcagaaaacacggtatttctaccttgtgaGACTACACTAACGTAGATCagagtaaatattttatcactcaccaatcattaaatatttttgcgtattcatttttgtaaaacgcggttacaatcttgttatcagtaattaatattttctataaatgcattattcagtaagtagttaaaggtgaatcactaaaaatttatgtttgttatacatgtgtatgtattgattttaaactagaactgtaagccataggctaacgaataccccccacccctccatgtctaggttgtttgccctggagttaggccggacaaagctaattttgcctacaaggggagataactccagtcagggtcatgtgacctttaccaaattcacagaggcgaaagtttacaacatggccattaatttctgaaagtttgataaagatttgttgaataataacaaagatgaatcccggacagggcttattttgcctactttaacacatcaaggggagataactccagtcagggtcatgtgacctgtaccaaattcacagaggcgaaagtttacaacatggccattaatttctgaaagtttgataaagatttgttgaataataacaaagatgaatcccggacagggcttattttgcctactttaacacatcaaggggagataactctggtcagggtcatgtgacccgtaccaatttcacagaggcgcaagtttacatcatggccattaatatctgaaagtttgaaaaagatttgttcaataacgacaaagatgaatcccggacaaaaaaaaaacggacggacagacggacagacagacagacggacaacccgattccagtataccccccccaaactttgttttggggggtataataagagtgtcactttaaaatgtaGATGACAGCCCTACGTAGGGGGAATCCAAGGTGTGTGGTTTTGATGAGAttcaaaaaacaatattattttttggtaCTTGGTAACGTACCTTTTGGGAATTATAGGGGGTATCCAACATAAAGCTAAAAGCTTTAACTAATACCATAACTAACCAGCGCTTCTATGCTAGGTGGCTGTACAAAGATGTATCTTGCATTGAAGTCCGTCTGTTTGATGTTCTTTACGCCGTTTATCTCCACATCTAGGATACAAATCTTCCCTGATTTTTGGACCTTTTCAACTGCCATTTTGCTGTAATTAAAAAATCATACATAATCACAGTTAAGTcactaaagctgcactcttacagattgaaaggtttgacaacttttttttattttttgtcttggaacgagctaatttatgtgaaaatttagttataaaacattaattttggaacggaaatatgaaaatctgcaatctgatcttttgtcagcaatcttttatcactggtttgcatatatttacgcaaacatgctcattccaagacaaaaaacaaaaaaataaaattaaaataaaagttgtataaacggtaaatctgtgagagtgcagctttaacattttggaccttttcaatttatatttaaatttattttatttatacattattcaCAA from Mya arenaria isolate MELC-2E11 chromosome 7, ASM2691426v1 carries:
- the LOC128240709 gene encoding guanylate kinase-like isoform X2, whose protein sequence is MRGLTQFFQRVRTYSDMAMSSIRPIVISGPSGSGKSTLLQRLFKDYQGCFEFSVSHTTRQPRPGEEDGKDYYFTDREKFEKMMAEGGFLEHAQFSGNRYGTSKMAVEKVQKSGKICILDVEINGVKNIKQTDFNARYIFVQPPSIEALEARLRGRGTETEESLKKRLDSVQEAMDYAKVPGAYDHIIVNDNLDIAYEKFKGILSAEYSSLLQNGK
- the LOC128240709 gene encoding guanylate kinase-like isoform X1, with translation MRGLTQFFQRVRTYSDMAMSSIRPIVISGPSGSGKSTLLQRLFKDYQGCFEFSVSHTTRQPRPGEEDGKDYYFTDREKFEKMMAEGGFLEHAQFSGNRYGTSKMAVEKVQKSGKICILDVEINGVKNIKQTDFNARYIFVQPPSIEALEARLRGRGTETEESLKKRLDSVQEAMDYAKVPGAYDHIIVNDNLDIAYEKFKGILSAEIHGVMCDQYKKGM